The proteins below are encoded in one region of Deinococcus sp. Leaf326:
- a CDS encoding metallophosphoesterase yields the protein MRLLTSHDPARRRVLRGLSRSVLGGGAALALLGGAGAAQAYRFGVTRHTRALPGLSAPLTVAFLTDLHFGPYIGVGSVRAWVGATLALRPDLILLGGDQFDRRAHAAPGDLLAELARLRAPLGTYAVWGNHDYGSFGHEERRPLDPRRSDWAARRTRLEAEFAAAGVVVLRNAGRAVRRDLWVSGLDDYWNGQPDAAAALAGAETRATLLVSHNPDLLPELPPGVGLVLSGHTHGGQVRLPLVGAPVVPSRYGQRYAMGWVTGAHGTPGYVSRGLGLSGLPLRNLCEPEITLLRLVPAS from the coding sequence ATGAGGCTCCTGACTTCCCACGATCCGGCGCGGCGGCGCGTCCTGCGTGGCCTGAGCCGTAGTGTGCTGGGCGGCGGCGCGGCCCTGGCCCTGCTGGGCGGCGCGGGGGCGGCGCAGGCCTACCGCTTCGGGGTCACGCGGCACACGCGCGCCCTGCCTGGCCTGAGTGCCCCACTGACGGTCGCCTTCCTGACCGACCTGCACTTCGGGCCGTATATCGGGGTGGGCAGCGTACGCGCCTGGGTCGGGGCGACGCTGGCCCTGCGCCCGGACCTGATTCTGCTCGGCGGCGACCAGTTCGACCGCCGGGCGCACGCGGCCCCCGGTGACCTGCTGGCCGAGCTGGCCCGGCTGCGCGCCCCACTGGGCACCTACGCGGTATGGGGCAACCACGACTACGGCAGCTTCGGGCATGAGGAGAGGCGCCCGCTTGACCCCCGGCGGTCCGACTGGGCGGCGCGCCGGACTCGCCTCGAAGCCGAGTTTGCGGCGGCGGGCGTGGTGGTGCTGCGCAACGCGGGCCGCGCCGTGCGCCGTGACCTGTGGGTGTCGGGCTTGGACGACTACTGGAACGGCCAGCCTGACGCGGCGGCGGCCCTGGCGGGGGCGGAGACGCGCGCCACGCTGCTCGTCAGCCACAACCCCGACCTGCTGCCCGAACTGCCGCCTGGGGTGGGGCTGGTGCTCTCAGGCCACACGCACGGAGGGCAGGTGCGGTTGCCGCTCGTCGGAGCGCCGGTGGTGCCCAGCCGCTACGGCCAGCGTTACGCGATGGGCTGGGTCACGGGAGCACACGGCACGCCGGGCTACGTGAGCCGGGGCCTAGGCCTGAGCGGTCTGCCGCTGCGCAACCTCTGCGAGCCCGAGATCACGCTGCTGCGTCTCGTGCCCGCCTCCTGA
- a CDS encoding metallophosphoesterase yields MSRQVVVLPDLHGRADLLAAAVARSPEAHFLSLGDAIDRGRQNMETVAGLLRLRAEGRATLLMGNHERMAQEGPHWYREYLGTHDLGAYRRAMEGFQSWMRAGGDTVRQELGGLTLEQFPALLSEYLADLKRVVYVTGDGQIHDEPPPADVPSVLVAHAAPPVVHEQHRNPLSAALWLRPFEGPFPLPPGVVYSLHGHTPVRTPTRLNRHLYVDLGAYETGRYALVEIGNPRNLPEITVLCGRGSPELAQRYPRFGEPVPVHPVELVPSAATAQAPAAPKLGRP; encoded by the coding sequence ATGAGCCGGCAGGTCGTGGTGCTGCCGGACCTGCACGGGCGGGCCGACCTGCTCGCGGCGGCGGTGGCGCGGTCTCCGGAGGCGCATTTTCTGTCACTGGGCGACGCCATCGACCGGGGCCGGCAGAACATGGAGACGGTCGCGGGGCTGCTGCGCCTGCGGGCCGAGGGCCGCGCCACCCTGCTCATGGGCAACCACGAGCGCATGGCCCAGGAAGGCCCGCACTGGTACCGGGAGTATCTGGGCACGCACGACCTCGGTGCCTACCGCCGCGCGATGGAGGGCTTTCAGAGCTGGATGCGCGCGGGCGGCGACACGGTGCGCCAGGAACTCGGCGGGCTGACGCTCGAGCAGTTTCCGGCGCTGCTGAGCGAGTACCTCGCCGACCTCAAGCGGGTGGTGTACGTGACCGGCGACGGCCAGATCCATGACGAGCCGCCGCCGGCCGACGTGCCCAGCGTGCTCGTCGCGCACGCCGCGCCGCCGGTCGTGCACGAGCAGCACCGCAACCCGCTGTCGGCGGCGCTGTGGCTGCGGCCCTTCGAGGGCCCCTTTCCCCTGCCCCCCGGCGTGGTCTACAGCCTGCACGGCCACACGCCCGTGCGGACCCCCACCCGACTGAACCGCCACCTGTATGTGGACCTGGGAGCCTACGAGACCGGGCGCTACGCCCTCGTCGAGATCGGCAACCCGCGCAACCTGCCCGAGATCACCGTACTGTGCGGGCGCGGCAGCCCCGAGCTCGCGCAGCGCTACCCCCGGTTCGGCGAGCCGGTGCCGGTCCATCCGGTCGAACTGGTGCCCTCGGCGGCCACTGCCCAGGCCCCGGCCGCGCCCAAACTCGGGCGGCCGTAG
- a CDS encoding DUF5693 family protein, giving the protein MFLSLIPALILAFQRVGYEQAQKSAALVMDYPALVAQAKRYGQEPQALLDRYKALGVNGVALYEDVIGSLEQRGQIYIRAGSDLAAENPGLNLKPGSVYMRSLVPGVAEALPPQYTIPTRTVSIRGQEWIEWPTDPRFLPAGPDQALLARLKSQNLTLVYRPYADDAVKNVGANWPDVPFIAFTGDEVIGARTPELLAQVSARMGNRTPAIIESNVQRGLDDLVAAHGGARMFALNPSWQNRLAPLDVASKYNLAARERGMRLMYLRPYPTINETEDMLRRTTELLRASGVRVTQPQITYFEPSALLRALSIVGPLAALLLLGLSFPLRCLGLLAAGLSLLLALGMNGFNPFAGAALVAAVTFPALGMVLRRSRVSDWFVATGLSLVGVLFVSALGATHDSTLGLDPFRGVGLTLVLPLALVAASFLPRQDLRKTAHDLYSTPIRLGDIAVMGLGLAVFALVFLRRGNTTSGASVSSTEADLRQSLQDSIIRPRFKEMAAHPLGLIGLSGTLPGYFSALLVLGGVVGQASILNTFSHFHTPLLISAARAFIGLGVGLIAGLVGIQVIKLALRLWNTYGRPPAQPAEARA; this is encoded by the coding sequence ATGTTCCTGTCGCTGATTCCGGCACTGATCCTGGCGTTTCAGCGGGTGGGCTACGAGCAGGCCCAGAAGTCGGCGGCGCTCGTCATGGACTATCCGGCGCTGGTGGCGCAGGCCAAGCGCTACGGCCAGGAGCCGCAGGCGCTGCTCGACCGTTACAAGGCGCTGGGCGTCAACGGCGTGGCCCTCTACGAGGACGTGATCGGCAGCCTGGAGCAGCGCGGCCAGATCTATATCCGCGCCGGGTCGGACCTCGCGGCCGAGAATCCAGGCCTGAACCTGAAGCCCGGCAGCGTCTACATGCGCTCGCTGGTGCCGGGCGTGGCCGAGGCCCTGCCCCCCCAGTACACCATCCCGACCCGCACGGTGAGCATCCGGGGCCAGGAGTGGATCGAGTGGCCCACCGACCCGCGCTTCCTGCCCGCCGGGCCGGACCAGGCGTTGCTCGCCCGCCTGAAGAGCCAGAACCTGACGCTGGTCTACCGCCCCTATGCCGACGACGCCGTGAAGAACGTGGGCGCCAACTGGCCCGACGTTCCCTTCATCGCCTTTACCGGCGACGAGGTGATCGGCGCGCGCACGCCCGAACTGCTCGCGCAGGTCAGCGCGCGCATGGGGAACCGCACGCCCGCCATCATCGAGTCGAATGTGCAGCGCGGCCTGGACGACCTCGTGGCCGCGCACGGCGGCGCGCGCATGTTCGCCCTGAACCCGTCGTGGCAAAACCGCCTCGCGCCGCTGGACGTGGCGAGCAAGTACAATCTCGCCGCCCGCGAGCGCGGCATGCGCCTGATGTACCTGCGCCCCTACCCGACCATCAACGAGACCGAGGACATGCTGCGGCGCACCACCGAACTGCTGCGCGCCTCGGGCGTGCGCGTGACCCAGCCGCAGATTACCTATTTCGAGCCGAGTGCGCTGCTGCGCGCCCTGAGCATCGTGGGGCCGCTGGCCGCGCTGCTGCTGTTGGGCCTGAGCTTCCCGCTGCGCTGCCTGGGGCTGCTCGCCGCCGGCCTGAGCCTGCTGCTGGCACTGGGCATGAACGGCTTCAACCCGTTCGCCGGGGCGGCGCTCGTCGCGGCCGTGACCTTCCCGGCACTGGGAATGGTGCTGCGGCGCTCGCGGGTCAGCGACTGGTTCGTGGCGACCGGCCTGAGCCTGGTGGGCGTGCTGTTCGTCTCGGCCCTGGGGGCCACGCACGACAGCACCCTGGGCCTGGACCCCTTCCGGGGCGTGGGCCTGACGCTGGTGCTGCCGCTGGCCCTGGTCGCCGCGAGCTTCCTGCCGCGCCAGGACCTGCGCAAGACGGCGCACGACCTCTACAGCACGCCCATCCGTCTGGGTGACATCGCGGTGATGGGCCTGGGGCTGGCCGTGTTCGCGCTGGTGTTCCTGCGCCGGGGCAACACGACGAGCGGCGCGAGTGTGAGCAGCACCGAGGCCGACCTGCGCCAGAGCCTGCAGGACAGCATCATCCGCCCACGCTTCAAGGAGATGGCGGCGCATCCGCTGGGCCTCATCGGCCTGAGCGGCACGCTGCCGGGCTACTTCAGCGCGCTGCTCGTGCTGGGCGGCGTGGTCGGGCAGGCCAGCATCCTGAACACCTTCTCGCACTTCCATACGCCGCTGCTCATCAGCGCGGCGCGGGCCTTCATCGGGCTGGGCGTGGGCCTCATCGCCGGTCTGGTGGGCATTCAGGTCATCAAGCTGGCGCTGCGGCTGTGGAACACCTACGGGCGTCCGCCCGCCCAGCCGGCCGAGGCGCGCGCGTGA
- the csaB gene encoding polysaccharide pyruvyl transferase CsaB: protein MSRVAVSGYYGFGNTGDEAIALAISRELRAQGHTPLLLSNTPTETATLYGCESAARMKPAALLGALLRSRVLLSGGGGLLQDKTSARSMAYYLGVISLARRLGKQVVIFNQSIGPLSEEGGSKVARALRGLRVVVRDRGSLDTLERLGITAELGGDPALLLAPTPGLTRDDNTVVVAPRGDVQEALPALKEAIAALRAGGRRVVALSFMPSHDDEAARDLGADEVVSTRDPQLALDTIAQSGFVIGVRLHAVILAAAAGVPFAGVAYDPKVEGFCRDAGSPTHSITPDAGALSTQALARKAPDWEAVTAMKERARQSFVGLGK from the coding sequence GTGAGCCGTGTGGCCGTCAGCGGCTACTACGGCTTCGGCAACACCGGCGACGAAGCCATCGCCCTGGCGATCAGCCGCGAGCTGCGCGCCCAGGGCCACACGCCGCTGCTGCTGTCGAACACCCCCACCGAGACGGCCACGCTCTACGGCTGTGAGAGCGCAGCGCGCATGAAACCGGCTGCGCTGCTGGGCGCGCTGCTGCGCTCGCGGGTGCTGCTTTCGGGTGGCGGGGGGCTGCTTCAGGACAAGACGAGTGCCCGCAGCATGGCCTACTACCTGGGCGTCATCTCGCTGGCGCGGCGGCTGGGAAAACAGGTGGTCATCTTCAACCAGAGCATCGGGCCGCTGAGCGAGGAGGGCGGGTCGAAGGTGGCCCGCGCCCTGCGGGGCCTGCGCGTCGTGGTGCGCGACCGGGGCAGCCTCGACACGCTGGAACGGCTGGGCATCACGGCCGAGCTGGGAGGCGACCCCGCGCTGCTGCTCGCACCCACGCCGGGCCTGACCCGTGACGACAACACGGTGGTCGTGGCCCCGCGCGGCGACGTGCAGGAGGCCCTGCCCGCCCTAAAAGAAGCGATCGCGGCGCTGCGCGCGGGCGGCCGGCGTGTGGTGGCCCTGAGCTTCATGCCCTCGCACGACGACGAGGCCGCGCGTGACCTGGGTGCCGACGAGGTGGTTAGCACCCGCGATCCGCAACTGGCACTGGACACCATCGCCCAGAGCGGGTTCGTGATCGGGGTACGGCTGCACGCCGTCATCCTGGCCGCCGCCGCCGGGGTGCCGTTCGCGGGCGTCGCCTACGATCCCAAGGTCGAGGGATTCTGCCGCGACGCGGGCTCCCCGACCCACAGCATCACGCCCGACGCCGGGGCCCTGAGCACCCAGGCTCTCGCCCGCAAAGCCCCCGACTGGGAGGCCGTGACCGCCATGAAGGAGCGGGCGCGGCAAAGTTTCGTGGGACTGGGGAAGTAG
- a CDS encoding GNAT family N-acetyltransferase: MPELRLLSPTDPRAVALMTAQQRELRAIYNDTEERTEPFDPSVLAGEGSVLVVAEEAGEPLACGALKRLSADEAEIKRMYTLPGARGRGLGRAVLTELIARGRAAGYRRLVLETGDGQPEAIRLYGSAGFVRIPNYGYYVGMDNSLCFALELVAQ; the protein is encoded by the coding sequence ATGCCTGAGCTTCGTCTCCTGTCCCCGACCGACCCCCGCGCCGTGGCCCTCATGACGGCCCAGCAGCGCGAGTTGCGGGCCATCTACAACGACACCGAGGAGCGTACTGAGCCCTTCGACCCCTCCGTTCTGGCGGGCGAGGGCTCGGTGCTCGTGGTGGCAGAGGAGGCCGGTGAGCCCCTCGCCTGCGGCGCCCTCAAGCGTCTGAGCGCCGACGAAGCTGAGATCAAGCGCATGTACACCTTGCCGGGGGCGCGCGGGCGGGGCCTGGGGCGCGCCGTCCTGACCGAGCTGATCGCGCGGGGCCGCGCGGCGGGCTACCGGCGGCTGGTTCTCGAGACCGGCGACGGCCAGCCCGAAGCCATCAGGCTCTACGGATCGGCGGGCTTTGTCCGGATTCCCAACTACGGCTACTACGTGGGGATGGACAACAGCCTGTGCTTCGCGCTGGAGCTGGTCGCGCAGTAG
- a CDS encoding heavy metal translocating P-type ATPase, which translates to MTTLDFDIGGMTCAACVGRVERGLKKVLGVEDVAVNLATERARVAYDPAQTGPEALARAVEDIGYEARLPEPAPLQTAELSFPVGGMTCAACVGRVERGLKKVPGVQAATVNLATERAHVVYLPGAADPEALRGAVREAGYEVPEEAAQLTVSTAPDQASASQAQTRLDAERGRRAAEIASLRRSVTFAALFSVPLLLLSMLPMVWMPLHMWLLTHVGESAMNWAMLALAAPVQFGPGRRFYRTGWAALRHQSPDMNTLVMLGTSAAFGYSLLVTLAPGLFPAGSAHVYYEASGVVITLILLGKLFEAVAKGRSAGAMRALLALQPGSARVRRGGEVLELAPGDVRVGDLVLVRAGERLPVDGEVVEGRSYVDESMLTGESAPVEKTLGAAVTGGTVNGTGALTFRATGVGEDTALARIVRLVEDAQASRPPIQGLADRVVAVFVPAVLVIAALTFLTWMLVGGEGALARALVHTVAVLIIACPCAMGLATPVSVMVGSGRAAALGVLFRSGAALEGLGAAKVVALDKTGTVTRGQPEVTDVLPVPGWTPEALLRVAAAAEGPSEHPLARAVERAAGAGVPVAHDFEALPGYGLCAAVEGRRVEIGAARFMAQVGVEVGDLGTQAAALATGARTPVFVAVDGQLAGLLGVADPVRPGSAQAIHMLGVQGSEVALITGDTRATAEAVAAEVGVRRVLAEVLPGGKADAVAELQAGGRRVAFVGDGINDAPALARADVGVAIGTGTDVAVETADVILMSGDLRGVPNAVALSRATLRNIRMNLFWAFAYNAALIPVAAGVLAPVGITLSPVLAAAAMGLSSVFVLSNALRLRSFRPPLPPAAPDGAGRRADRAVPRNA; encoded by the coding sequence ATGACGACCCTGGACTTCGACATCGGCGGGATGACCTGTGCCGCGTGCGTGGGGCGGGTGGAACGCGGCCTGAAGAAGGTGCTGGGCGTGGAGGACGTGGCCGTGAACCTCGCCACCGAGCGTGCCCGTGTGGCCTACGACCCGGCCCAGACCGGCCCCGAGGCGCTGGCGCGGGCCGTAGAGGACATCGGCTACGAGGCGCGGCTGCCTGAGCCTGCGCCGCTCCAGACGGCCGAACTCTCCTTCCCGGTCGGGGGGATGACCTGCGCCGCGTGCGTGGGCCGGGTCGAGCGCGGGCTGAAGAAGGTGCCGGGCGTGCAGGCGGCCACCGTGAATCTCGCCACCGAGCGCGCCCACGTCGTGTACCTGCCGGGCGCCGCCGATCCGGAGGCCCTGCGCGGCGCGGTCCGGGAGGCGGGCTACGAGGTGCCGGAGGAGGCAGCGCAGTTGACGGTCTCCACTGCCCCGGACCAGGCCTCAGCCTCCCAGGCCCAGACTCGTCTGGACGCCGAACGCGGTCGCCGCGCGGCCGAGATCGCCTCGCTGCGCCGGTCGGTGACCTTCGCGGCCCTGTTCAGCGTGCCGCTGCTGCTGCTCTCCATGCTCCCGATGGTCTGGATGCCGCTGCACATGTGGCTGCTGACCCATGTGGGCGAAAGCGCCATGAACTGGGCGATGCTGGCGCTTGCGGCTCCGGTGCAATTCGGCCCCGGCCGGCGCTTCTACCGCACGGGCTGGGCGGCGCTGCGCCACCAGAGCCCCGACATGAATACGCTCGTCATGCTGGGGACGTCGGCGGCCTTCGGCTACTCGCTGCTCGTCACGCTGGCCCCCGGCCTCTTTCCGGCGGGCAGCGCGCACGTGTACTACGAGGCGTCGGGTGTAGTCATTACCCTGATTTTGCTGGGCAAGCTGTTCGAGGCGGTCGCCAAGGGCCGCAGCGCCGGGGCCATGCGTGCCCTGCTGGCCCTGCAACCCGGCAGCGCGCGGGTGCGCCGGGGCGGCGAGGTGCTGGAACTGGCTCCGGGCGACGTGCGTGTGGGCGACCTCGTGCTCGTGCGGGCGGGCGAGCGGCTGCCGGTGGACGGCGAGGTCGTCGAGGGCCGCTCGTATGTGGATGAGTCCATGCTGACCGGCGAGAGCGCACCAGTCGAGAAGACCCTCGGCGCGGCCGTGACCGGTGGCACGGTGAACGGCACTGGGGCGCTCACCTTCCGCGCGACCGGCGTGGGCGAGGACACGGCCCTGGCGCGTATCGTGCGCCTCGTCGAGGACGCGCAGGCCAGCCGCCCGCCTATTCAGGGCCTGGCGGACCGGGTGGTGGCGGTGTTCGTGCCGGCCGTGCTCGTCATCGCCGCGCTGACCTTCCTGACCTGGATGCTCGTGGGCGGCGAGGGAGCCCTGGCGCGCGCGCTCGTGCATACGGTGGCGGTCCTCATCATCGCCTGCCCGTGCGCGATGGGCCTCGCCACGCCGGTCAGCGTCATGGTGGGCAGTGGGCGGGCGGCGGCGCTAGGGGTGCTGTTTCGCAGCGGCGCGGCGCTGGAGGGCCTGGGCGCTGCGAAGGTGGTCGCCCTTGATAAGACCGGCACGGTGACGCGCGGCCAGCCCGAAGTGACCGACGTGCTCCCCGTGCCCGGCTGGACCCCCGAAGCCCTGCTGCGCGTGGCAGCCGCCGCCGAGGGGCCCTCCGAGCACCCGCTGGCACGCGCGGTCGAACGGGCGGCGGGGGCGGGCGTCCCTGTAGCCCACGACTTCGAGGCCCTGCCCGGCTACGGCCTGTGCGCCGCGGTCGAGGGCCGGCGGGTCGAGATCGGCGCGGCGCGCTTCATGGCGCAGGTGGGTGTCGAGGTCGGCGACCTGGGCACCCAGGCTGCCGCCCTGGCGACTGGAGCGCGCACGCCGGTCTTCGTAGCGGTGGATGGGCAGCTCGCGGGGCTGCTCGGCGTGGCCGATCCGGTGCGGCCCGGCAGCGCCCAGGCCATCCATATGCTCGGGGTGCAGGGCAGTGAGGTCGCCCTGATCACCGGCGACACCCGCGCCACTGCCGAGGCCGTGGCCGCCGAGGTCGGGGTACGCCGCGTGTTGGCCGAGGTGTTGCCCGGCGGCAAGGCCGACGCCGTGGCCGAGTTGCAGGCCGGCGGGCGCCGGGTGGCCTTCGTCGGAGACGGCATCAACGACGCGCCTGCCCTGGCCCGCGCCGACGTGGGCGTGGCCATCGGCACCGGCACCGACGTGGCCGTCGAGACCGCCGACGTGATCCTGATGTCGGGCGACCTGCGCGGCGTGCCGAATGCGGTGGCGCTCTCGCGGGCCACGCTGCGTAACATCCGCATGAACCTGTTCTGGGCCTTCGCCTACAACGCGGCCCTCATCCCGGTGGCGGCGGGCGTGCTGGCACCTGTGGGCATCACCCTCTCGCCCGTGCTGGCCGCCGCCGCGATGGGCCTGAGCAGCGTCTTTGTCCTGAGCAATGCCCTGCGCCTGCGGTCCTTCCGGCCTCCGCTGCCCCCCGCCGCGCCGGACGGGGCGGGGCGGCGGGCGGACCGCGCCGTTCCCCGGAACGCCTGA
- a CDS encoding heavy-metal-associated domain-containing protein, translating into MTTELNVTGMTCGHCVKAVEKALTAVPGVEAAQVDLSQGRVTVQGAADPQTLIAAVQAEGYSAQVAGA; encoded by the coding sequence ATGACCACTGAACTGAACGTCACCGGTATGACCTGCGGACACTGCGTGAAAGCCGTCGAGAAGGCGCTGACGGCCGTGCCCGGCGTGGAGGCCGCGCAGGTGGACCTGTCGCAGGGCCGCGTGACGGTGCAGGGAGCCGCCGACCCGCAGACCCTGATCGCCGCCGTGCAGGCGGAGGGCTACAGCGCGCAGGTGGCGGGGGCGTGA
- a CDS encoding DUF305 domain-containing protein, with product MGAALAGGREPVPMGTHGGHDMAGHSMSMSGPMSGLSMTAMNAQMLAELRPLSGRAFDVRWAQLMTVHHRMAVDMARAELKQGRDPRVQALARQIIAEQSAELTRMAGWLRTWGEEGTAMPLPHRMPPAASDTDRWFLTEMIPHHQGAVDMARLVPARSQSAEVRALAAGIARSQSAEIAQFRALLGQRP from the coding sequence ATGGGCGCGGCGCTGGCCGGGGGCCGGGAACCGGTGCCGATGGGCACTCACGGTGGACACGACATGGCGGGCCACAGCATGTCCATGTCCGGGCCGATGTCGGGCCTGTCCATGACCGCCATGAACGCGCAGATGCTCGCGGAACTGCGTCCCTTATCGGGTCGCGCGTTCGACGTGCGCTGGGCACAGCTCATGACCGTGCATCACCGGATGGCGGTGGACATGGCCCGGGCCGAGCTGAAACAGGGGCGCGACCCCCGCGTGCAGGCACTGGCCCGGCAGATCATCGCCGAGCAGAGCGCCGAGCTGACGCGCATGGCCGGCTGGCTGCGGACCTGGGGCGAGGAGGGGACGGCCATGCCCCTGCCCCATAGGATGCCGCCGGCCGCCAGCGACACCGACCGCTGGTTTCTGACCGAGATGATTCCCCATCACCAGGGCGCGGTGGACATGGCGCGTCTCGTGCCCGCGCGCTCGCAGTCGGCCGAGGTGCGGGCGCTGGCTGCGGGTATAGCCCGCTCGCAGAGTGCCGAGATCGCGCAGTTCCGGGCGCTGCTGGGGCAACGGCCATGA
- a CDS encoding metal-sensitive transcriptional regulator yields MTAGPETGVETGATCDTHAEHLCMPADARKRAMRRLSIARGHLDSIVRMLEKEDVYCVDVLRQIKAVQGALSGAGDVVLRGHLETHVATAQERGDTAEIVDELMEALRYR; encoded by the coding sequence ATGACGGCCGGCCCGGAGACCGGAGTGGAAACTGGGGCCACCTGCGACACCCACGCCGAGCACCTGTGTATGCCGGCAGACGCCCGCAAGCGCGCCATGCGCCGCCTGAGCATCGCGCGTGGGCACCTCGACAGCATCGTGCGGATGCTGGAAAAAGAGGACGTGTACTGCGTAGACGTGCTGCGGCAGATCAAGGCCGTGCAGGGCGCGCTGTCGGGGGCGGGCGACGTGGTGCTGCGCGGCCACCTCGAAACCCATGTGGCGACTGCCCAGGAGCGCGGCGACACGGCCGAAATCGTCGATGAACTCATGGAAGCGCTGCGCTACCGCTGA
- a CDS encoding VWA domain-containing protein: MTWPDTSPPAVLSPEAVPALVLRLAARLRSRHGFLIGPGEITDALRALSVVDLNRVREVRAALRAVLCASRAELGVFDTEFAAVFLPGDLPPPELPTLPSAAPGVPEPGLAQPQPGVSRPEPAQEDGRPTLPRDPPEQTPPPVDDAATGASTTALPQPGPDTGEDGPPAPVQFARLSDQPGAGGEGALPPDDLGTLLRAAGAFLAALRLAPRHRRVPQARGRVLDLRRTLRAAARTGGDPARLRWLGRPRTRARVLIVLDGSRSMGRDAALLLRFAQALHLRARRVEVYVFSTDLVRLTPRLRGAAPGAPLALPQEAGAWGGGTRIGQSLLRLARDERARVTPDTALLILSDGLDTGDPDLVRRAMRDLAARAGLVVWLSPLAGLPGYRPVQRAVAAALPHLDALLPASGLGDLLALPAALRRR; this comes from the coding sequence ATGACCTGGCCGGACACCTCCCCGCCGGCCGTGCTGTCCCCGGAGGCGGTACCGGCGCTGGTGCTGCGTCTCGCCGCGCGGTTGCGCTCGCGGCACGGCTTTCTGATCGGCCCCGGGGAGATCACGGACGCCCTGCGCGCGCTGAGCGTGGTGGACCTGAACCGTGTGCGCGAGGTGCGAGCCGCGCTGCGGGCTGTGCTGTGCGCCTCGCGCGCCGAACTGGGGGTGTTCGACACCGAATTCGCGGCCGTCTTTCTGCCCGGCGACCTGCCGCCGCCCGAGCTGCCGACCCTGCCCTCGGCGGCCCCCGGCGTGCCTGAACCCGGCCTGGCGCAGCCCCAGCCGGGCGTATCCCGGCCGGAACCGGCCCAGGAGGACGGCAGGCCTACCCTGCCCCGCGACCCACCTGAGCAGACCCCCCCGCCGGTCGACGACGCGGCGACAGGCGCTTCCACTACTGCGTTGCCACAGCCAGGGCCGGACACAGGAGAAGACGGCCCACCTGCCCCGGTGCAGTTCGCCCGGCTCAGCGATCAGCCGGGGGCGGGCGGGGAAGGAGCGCTGCCCCCCGACGACCTGGGGACGCTGCTGCGGGCAGCGGGCGCCTTTCTGGCGGCGCTGCGGCTGGCCCCCCGGCACCGCCGGGTCCCGCAGGCGCGCGGCCGGGTGCTGGACCTGCGGCGCACGCTGCGGGCGGCGGCGCGCACCGGGGGCGACCCGGCGCGGTTGCGCTGGCTGGGCCGGCCACGCACACGGGCGCGTGTGCTGATCGTGCTGGATGGCAGCCGCAGCATGGGGCGCGACGCCGCGCTGCTGCTACGCTTTGCCCAGGCGCTGCACCTGCGCGCCCGGCGGGTCGAGGTCTACGTGTTCAGCACCGACCTCGTGCGTCTCACCCCCCGGCTGCGCGGCGCGGCTCCCGGCGCCCCGCTGGCGCTGCCGCAGGAGGCCGGGGCCTGGGGCGGCGGCACCCGCATCGGCCAGAGCCTGCTGCGCCTTGCCCGCGACGAGCGTGCCCGTGTGACGCCCGACACCGCCCTGCTCATTCTCAGCGACGGGCTGGACACGGGCGACCCCGACCTCGTGCGCCGTGCCATGCGTGACCTCGCCGCCCGCGCGGGGCTGGTCGTGTGGCTCTCGCCGCTGGCCGGGCTGCCGGGCTACCGGCCAGTGCAGCGCGCCGTGGCGGCGGCCCTGCCGCACCTCGACGCGCTGCTGCCTGCCTCGGGGTTGGGCGACCTGCTCGCGCTGCCGGCGGCCCTGCGCCGTAGATGA